The genomic region AGCCAATTGAAAAATGTACAAAATAAAAAGCCGCTCTTTAAGGTCCTTTACATCATAGCCATAAAGGGAAGCTATTTCAAACATCAATTTCATTTTGATGGCAAAAAAAGCAGGAAAATCCACAAATCCCCACAAAATCCCTCCTGCTCCTGTTACGGCCCCCTCCACGCTGGCCGTTCTTTGATAAAATTTAATTTTTTCCTTTATCCTGCTTTCCCGCATTTCAAAAGTGGCCTTTTCTGGCATAGTAGCATTGATATAGCTTGATCCAAAAATCACCCCTTTAACCATTTTTTCAACAGCATAAGTGATGGCCTGATGTACCTTTTCGGGAATATAATCATTGATTTTGTGCTGAACACCTGTAGCCATCCGGTTGATGATAGATGGATTTTTCTTCACCTTCTTGAGCCAGGCATTCATTTCATTAAAAGCTATTTCTTCATACAATACCATGTAATCTTTTTCTTTTTGTACTTTTCTTCCCTGACCCGGGTTTCACTTTGCATCAAAAAATAATGATTCGAATTTAAATTATTAAGGTTTTGGACGAATCGTCGAAATGGTAAATCGTCGAACTGAAAGGCTCCAATTGTCAGTCCTTCATTCTAAATTCTCTATTTTAAAGTCTATTAATTTTTTATCTGTTATACCACCGAACCGGTTAGGCCAGGGCGAAACCTGGAAGAATCCCATATTTCACATCTATCTCTCACACGCCCCTTCTCCCCAACTCAATCACCCTCAAATTTTGGGGTTTTCCATTTTCGATTTCAAATTTTAGCAAGGTCCGCATTTGATGGAAACCTTGATTGCCAATGGCTCCAGGGTTCATGTAAAGGCAATCGAACCGCTTGTCAAATTCCACCTTACAAATATGCGAATGCCCACAGACAAAAATATTGGGCTGAAATTTTTTTAGGGCAGGAACCACCCCTTTAGCATAACGGGGAGGCTTCCCGCCTATATGCGTCATCAAAACCTTCACTCCCTCCACTTCAAAATCAAGCCATTCTGGATATAAATTCCTGGCATTTTCATCATCAATATTTCCATAAACCACCCTCAATTCCTTTTCCATAGGCAGGGATTCCATTACCTGGAAATCGCCAATATCCCCAGCATGCCAAATTTCATCCACATCCTGCAAATGGGACAAGGTCTTCTCATCAATAAAACTATGGGAGTCAGAAATCAGAGCTATTTTTTTCATCATTTTGGAAAAATCCTGGAAATAATAAATGGATTAATTAATTGGAATAAAGGCAAAGAAATGCAATTTAGGAAGCAATGTAAAATAGTAATAACATATCGCCTAAAGACAAATTAATCTTGGACCAGTTTACAGAATCTAGTTTTCATTTGAAAAATTTGTCTGTAAATTTAATTTGATGATCTCTTTTTGTTAGAAATTCTAAAACATGGCCACTATGCATTTGAACGGAGTCTTTGGACTTTTGTCCCTGTTTCAAATTATTTTGGTCTAATTCTAACAGAAATAGCTTCAATCAATTGAATATATAGATTTTGATAAGAAATAAATTTATCCATAACACCATAATATTATGAAATCCATCAATCCCTATAATGGAGAAATTTTACAGGAGTTTAACGAACATTCTGAACAGGAGACACAACAGATAATTGAAGATTCCCATCAGGCTTTTTTACAATGGCGCGGGATTACAATAAAAGACCGCAGCAAACTGATGTCACAGGTGGCTGAAGTACTTAGAAACAATAAAGAAAAATATGCTCGCATCATTTCCCTTGAAATGGGAAAGGTGATCAAGGAGTCCCGGGCAGAAGTGGAAAAATGCGCTTGGGTCTGTGATTATTATGCAGAAAATGCAGAAGGTTTTTTAAAGGATGAGCCAATTAAGCTTCCTGAGGGTAAAAAAGCCAAAGTAATCTACAATCCACTAGGTGTTATTTTGGCAGTAATGCCCTGGAACTTTCCATTTTGGCAGGTTTTCAGATTTGCTGCCCCCAATTTACTGGCAGGAAACACCGGTTTGCTCAAACATGCCTCCAATGTTCCTAAATGTGCCATGGCCATTGAAGATATATTTATTAAGGCCGGCTTCCCCAAGGGAGTCTTCCAAACCCTTATGATTGGATCGGGTCAAGTAAAAAACATCATCGAAAACCCATTGGTCAAAGCAGTCACCCTGACCGGGAGTGAAAAAGCGGGCCAAAGCATTGCTGCTGAAGCGGGCAAGGTAATCAAGAAAACAGTTTTAGAACTGGGCGGAAGTGATCCATTTATTGTTTTGAAAGATGCCAATTTGGAAAAAGCTGCAAAGACAGCCGCCAAAGCCAGAATGATTAATTTTGGTCAAAGCTGCATTGCTGCTAAACGGTTTATTATTGAAGAGGAAGTTTATGATGAATTTATAGAGAAATTCAAATCAACCATAGAATCCTATAAGCAGGGAGAACAACTGGACGAATCGGCCGATTATGCCTGTATGGCCAGGCCCGACTTAGCAGAGGAACTTTATCACCAGGTGGATGATTCCCTGAAGTTGGGGGCTGAAGTTTTATTACATGGCATGGTTCCCGAAAAGGGAAAATCCTTCTTTAAGCCGATGATATTAACCAACCTCAGTCCGGAAATGCCCGCTTACCGGGAAGAGTTTTTTGGTCCGGTAGCATTGGTCTTTAAAGTAAAAAATGTAGAGGAGGCCATCCAGATTGCCAATGACAGCCCTTTTGGCCTGGCTGCTTCCGTTTGGACCAATGATAAAGATAAAGCAGACCAATTAAGTCGGGAAATTGAAACAGGAGCTGTATTTATCAATAAAATGGTGGCATCCAACCCCTACCTCCCTTTTGGGGGTATCAAAACTTCTGGATATGGTAGGGAATTGGGCGAAATAGGGATCAAAGAGTTTGTAAATATCAAAACCGTGTATTTAGGATAACCTGAAATTATCCATTTTGTCGCTTAATTCGACAATAGGCTTGGTAATTGAAGGATTCCTTTCTATTTTTACGAGCGAAAATTTTGGCTTACACATGAGAGAAATACAATTTAGAGAAGCATTAAGAGAGGCTATGAACGAAGAAATGAGACGCGATAAAAACGTGTTTCTCATGGGCGAGGAAGTAGCCGAGTACAATGGTGCCTACAAGGTAACCCAAGGCATGTTGGATGAATTTGGCCCGGAAAGGGTTTATGACACCCCTATTTCTGAGCTGGGTTTTGCCGGTTTGGGCGTAGGTGCAGGCATGAATGGCCTTAGGCCGATCATTGAGTTCATGACTTTTAACTTTTCACTGGTAGCCATGGACCAGATCATCAATTCAGCTGCTAAGATGTTTGCCATGTCCGGAGGGCAATACAATGTACCAGTTGTATTTAGAGGACCGACTGGGAATGCTGGCCAATTGGGTGCCACCCACTCCTCCAACTTTGAGAACTGGTTTGCCAATACTCCAGGGTTGAAAGTAGTTGTTCCCAGCAACCCTTATGATGCAAAAGGATTGTTAAAATCAGCTATCCGTGATGATGACCCTGTTATTTTCATGGAATCAGAATTGATGTACAGTGACAAAGGAGAAGTGCCTGAAGGTGAATATTTGTTGCCATTGGGCGTTGCCGATATCAAAAGAAAAGGAAAAGATGTAACCATCCTTTCTTTTGGTAAAATTATGAAAGTAGCTTTGGAAGCTGCAGATCAATTGGCCAAAGACGGCATTGATGCTGAGGTAATTGACCTTAGAACCGTAAGACCAATTGACTACCCTACCATCATGGAATCAGTTAAGAAAACCAACCGATGCGTGGTCGTTGAAGAAGCTAATCCAATTGCTTCCCTCGCTACTGATTTGGCTTTCAATATCCAGAAACAAGCATTCGATTTCTTGGATGCCCCTGTCCTGAGAGTTAACTCCATGGACATTCCATTGAGTTATGCGCCATCCTACATTGAAGCAACCCTTCCCAATGTAAAGCGAACCATCGAAGCCGTAAAAAAAGTGACATATGTAAAATAAGTCACATTGACAATATCATAAAAAAGCCTGTTTGGATGTTCCAAACAGGCTTTTTTATGTAAAATTTCCAGAAGTTTTATTGATTGAGATGGTTCAAGTCTCTGAACTGGACCTAGGAATATAAAGTCTCCTGACCTTAATTAATCATTGAAATAAAGTAATATATGCTTAGAAAATCTTTTTCGGATAATCCATAATTGGATCCCTACCTCTCCCTATTATAGTATCAATTTATACGATCCCATCGGGGTCGGGGGCTGGTTGCTTTAATTTTTTTAAATAGATTTGAATCCTTCGGGGCCATAAACCTTTTTGGTTTAACAAATTCTCGTTTTTGAAAAATTAAACAAAAGAAATTCATTATTTGTAATTTGCACCCCATCCCGAAG from Echinicola jeungdonensis harbors:
- a CDS encoding EcsC family protein — protein: MVLYEEIAFNEMNAWLKKVKKNPSIINRMATGVQHKINDYIPEKVHQAITYAVEKMVKGVIFGSSYINATMPEKATFEMRESRIKEKIKFYQRTASVEGAVTGAGGILWGFVDFPAFFAIKMKLMFEIASLYGYDVKDLKERLFILYIFQLAFCSQKRRKELAGFMENWPQYSKTLPKEESEIDWRTFQIEYRDYMDLAKLAQLIPVIGAGVGAITNYRLADHLGKSAMQCYRIRYFDRKGLLDKPIS
- a CDS encoding NAD-dependent succinate-semialdehyde dehydrogenase — encoded protein: MKSINPYNGEILQEFNEHSEQETQQIIEDSHQAFLQWRGITIKDRSKLMSQVAEVLRNNKEKYARIISLEMGKVIKESRAEVEKCAWVCDYYAENAEGFLKDEPIKLPEGKKAKVIYNPLGVILAVMPWNFPFWQVFRFAAPNLLAGNTGLLKHASNVPKCAMAIEDIFIKAGFPKGVFQTLMIGSGQVKNIIENPLVKAVTLTGSEKAGQSIAAEAGKVIKKTVLELGGSDPFIVLKDANLEKAAKTAAKARMINFGQSCIAAKRFIIEEEVYDEFIEKFKSTIESYKQGEQLDESADYACMARPDLAEELYHQVDDSLKLGAEVLLHGMVPEKGKSFFKPMILTNLSPEMPAYREEFFGPVALVFKVKNVEEAIQIANDSPFGLAASVWTNDKDKADQLSREIETGAVFINKMVASNPYLPFGGIKTSGYGRELGEIGIKEFVNIKTVYLG
- a CDS encoding pyruvate dehydrogenase complex E1 component subunit beta, which translates into the protein MREIQFREALREAMNEEMRRDKNVFLMGEEVAEYNGAYKVTQGMLDEFGPERVYDTPISELGFAGLGVGAGMNGLRPIIEFMTFNFSLVAMDQIINSAAKMFAMSGGQYNVPVVFRGPTGNAGQLGATHSSNFENWFANTPGLKVVVPSNPYDAKGLLKSAIRDDDPVIFMESELMYSDKGEVPEGEYLLPLGVADIKRKGKDVTILSFGKIMKVALEAADQLAKDGIDAEVIDLRTVRPIDYPTIMESVKKTNRCVVVEEANPIASLATDLAFNIQKQAFDFLDAPVLRVNSMDIPLSYAPSYIEATLPNVKRTIEAVKKVTYVK
- a CDS encoding metallophosphoesterase family protein, whose product is MKKIALISDSHSFIDEKTLSHLQDVDEIWHAGDIGDFQVMESLPMEKELRVVYGNIDDENARNLYPEWLDFEVEGVKVLMTHIGGKPPRYAKGVVPALKKFQPNIFVCGHSHICKVEFDKRFDCLYMNPGAIGNQGFHQMRTLLKFEIENGKPQNLRVIELGRRGV